From Carya illinoinensis cultivar Pawnee chromosome 5, C.illinoinensisPawnee_v1, whole genome shotgun sequence, one genomic window encodes:
- the LOC122310691 gene encoding proline-rich receptor-like protein kinase PERK7: MASESSPAPTNSPPAPATPPASLSSPPPASSPPPPTLSLPPPASPPPPVPPASSPPPSKESPPPPTAASPPPQNSPSAPPPPQDSNSSPPPPSSSGTPSPPPPSSNGGGGNDDSPSPPPPHNSSSHSSPFSPPLQQFSPPSGSSPNSSSGSDTSTDSSSQSTTLPIIIGVAAGAGLLLVVIIALYFACTRKKKKRDQHQHYPSHPTKGGEHYTDSRWQKGSPPDHQPNNGHVVNIPPPLDGSNGAWATPVAPSPPPPLINSSDLSSNYSGSHGTALPPPHPNVALGFGKSTFTYDELAAATAGFSQANILGQGGFGYVHKGVLPNGKEIAVKSLKAGSGQGEREFQAEVEIISRVHHRHLVSLVGYCIAGGGRRMLVYEYLPNKTLEFHLHGKDRPTMDWSTRLKIALGSAKGLAYLHEDCHPRIIHRDIKGANILLDHSFEAKVADFGLAKLNQDNFTHVSTRVMGTFGYLAPEYASSGKLTEKSDVFSFGVMLLELITGRRPVDPSGDFEDSLVDWARPLCARAIEEGNYDKLVDPRLDNNYAPHEMARMVACAGASVRHSARRRPKMSQIVRALEGDVSLDDLNEVMKPGQSSNFGSSSSEYDASLYSANMKKFRKMALDSQEYGSSEYGATSEYGLNPSSTSSSDNSQELGRKPSRK, translated from the exons ATGGCTTCTGAATCCTCGCCGGCGCCAACAAATTCTCCACCTGCACCAGCTACTCCTCCTGCTTCGTTGTCATCACCCCCACCGGCTTCATCACCCCCACCACCAACGTTGTCTTTGCCGCCACCAGCTTCACCACCTCCGCCGGTACCACCAGCCTCGTCACCACCGCCGTCTAAGGAatctccaccaccaccaacagCAGCATCCCCTCCACCTCAGAATTCACCTTCGGCGCCGCCACCCCCTCAAGACTCCAACTCTTCTCCTCCTCCCCCTTCCTCTTCTGGAACGCCTTCACCTCCTCCTCCGTCGTCTAATGGAGGAGGTGGTAATGATGATTCGCCTTCTCCACCGCCACCGCACAACTCATCTAGTCATTCATCGCCGTTCTCGCCTCCCTTGCAACAATTCTCACCACCAAGTGGGTCGTCACCAAACTCCTCGTCTGGTTCTGATACGTCGACAGATTCATCTTCACAGTCGACGACACTGCCTATAATAATTGGAGTTGCGGCTGGGGCGGGGTTGTTGCTCGTCGTCATAATTGCTCTATACTTTGCATGCactagaaagaagaagaaacgagATCAACATCAACACTACCCTTCCCATCCAACCAAAG GCGGCGAACATTACACGGATTCCAGATGGCAGAAGGGATCACCACCTGATCATCAACCCAATAATGGCCATGTTGTTAATATACCTCCCCCTTTAGATGGGAGCAATGGAGCTTGGGCAACACCAGTCGCACCTTCGCCGCCGCCGCCGCTGATCAATAGTAGTGACCTTAGCTCCAACTACTCTGGTTCCCATGGTACTGCCTTGCCACCCCCACACCCTAACGTGGCTCTTGGGTTCGGGAAGAGCACCTTCACCTATGATGAGCTAGCTGCTGCAACTGCGGGCTTCTCTCAAGCTAACATATTGGGTCAAGGAGGGTTCGGTTACGTGCATAAAGGGGTGTTGCCAAACGGAAAAGAAATTGCGGTGAAAAGTCTCAAAGCCGGCAGCGGGCAAGGAGAGCGCGAGTTCCAAGCCGAGGTTGAGATTATTAGTCGTGTCCATCATCGCCACCTTGTGTCACTTGTTGGGTATTGTATTGCAGGAGGAGGGAGAAGGATGTTGGTCTATGAATATCTTCCCAATAAAACCCTTGAATTCCACCTTCACG GAAAAGATCGACCAACCATGGACTGGTCTACCAGGCTCAAGATCGCATTGGGATCAGCCAAAGGGCTTGCGTACCTGCATGAAGACT GTCACCCTCGCATCATTCATCGGGATATTAAAGGTGCAAATATTCTACTTGACCACAGTTTTGAAGCCAAg GTGGCTGATTTCGGGTTGGCAAAGCTAAATCAAGACAACTTCACTCATGTGTCTACTCGCGTCATGGGAACATTTGG GTACTTGGCCCCTGAGTATGCATCAAGCGGCAAGCTAACCGAAAAATCTGATGTTTTCTCATTTGGTGTTATGCTTTTGGAACTGATAACTGGACGGCGTCCTGTGGATCCCTCTGGAGACTTTGAGGACAGCTTAGTAGATTGG GCTAGACCTCTTTGTGCGCGGGCAATAGAGGAGGGGAACTACGACAAGCTGGTAGATCCACGTTTGGATAACAATTATGCCCCCCATGAGATGGCACGAATGGTGGCATGTGCTGGTGCAAGTGTAAGGCATTCTGCTAGAAGGCGACCCAAAATGAGCCAG ATTGTACGTGCCTTGGAAGGTGATGTCTCCCTGGATGACTTGAACGAGGTGATGAAACCTGGCCAAAGTTCCAACTTTGGCTCTAGTAGCTCCGAGTATGATGCCAGCTTGTACAGTGCTAACATGAAGAAGTTTAGGAAGATGGCATTGGATAGCCAGGAATATGGAAGCAGTGAATATGGAGCCACAAGCGAATATGGGCTCAACCCATCCTCCACGAGCAGTAGTGATAACTCTCAGGAGTTGGGCAGGAAACCGAGCAGGAAGTAA
- the LOC122310690 gene encoding coatomer subunit gamma-2 has product MAQPLVKKDDDRDDEADYSPFLGIEKGAVLQEARVFNDPQLDPRRCSQVITKLLYLLNQGETFTKIEATEVFFAVTKLFQSRDIGLRRMVYLMIKELSPSADEVIIVTSSLMKDMTSKTDMYRANAIRVLCRITEGTLLTQIERYLKQAIVDKNPVVASAALVSGIHLLQTNPEIVKRWSNEVQEAVQSRAALVQFHALALLHQIRQNDRLAVSKLVTSLTKGTVRSPLAQSLLIRYTSQVIRESATNIQTGDRPFYDFLEGCLRHKAEMVIFEAARAITELSGVTTRELTPAITVLQLFLSSSKPVLRFAAVRTLNKVAMTHPMAVTNCNIDMESLISDQNRSIATLAITTLLKTGNESSVDRLMKQITNFMSDIADEFKIVVVEAIRSLCLKFPLKYRSLMNFLSNILREEGGFEYKKAIIDSIVILIRDIPEAKESGLLHLCEFIEDCEFTYLSTQILHFLGIEGPKTSDPSKYIRYIYNRVHLENATVRASAVSTLAKFGAMVDSLKPRIFVLLRRCLFDSDDEVRDRATLYLNTLGGDGSVVETDKDVKEFLFGSLDLPLVNLETSLKNYEPSEEPFDISSVPREVKTQPLAEKKGPSKKPTGLAAPPTAPVSTVDAYEKLLSSIPEFADFGKLFKSSAPVELTEAETEYSVNVVKHIFDGHVVFQYNCTNTIPEQLLEHVTVVVDASEAEEFSQVISKPLKSLPYDTPGQIFVAFEKPEGVLSVGKFSNMLRFTVKEVDPTTGEAEDDGVEDEYQLEDLEVVAADYMLKVGVSNFRNAWESMGADCERVDEYGLGPRESLAEAVSAVVNLLGLQPCEGTEVVPSNSRSHTCLLSGVYIGNVKVLVRISFGIDGPKEVAMKLAVRSEDETVSDAIHEIVASG; this is encoded by the exons ATGGCCCAGCCGCTAGTGAAGAAGGACGATGATCGTGACGACGAAG CGGACTACTCTCCGTTTCTGGGGATTGAGAAGGGTGCCGTTCTACAGGAAGCTAGGGTTTTCAATGACCCTCAGCTAGATCCTAGGAGATGCTCTCAG GTTATAACAAAGCTTTTGTACCTGCTTAATCAGGGGGAGACATTCACAAAG ATTGAAGCCACAGAAGTCTTCTTTGCTGTGACGAAGCTTTTCCAATCAAGAGATATAGGGTTAAGGAGaatggtgtatttgatgataaaggAGCTTTCTCCTTCTGCAGATGAG GTTATTATTGTCACGAGCTCCCTTATGAAGGACATGACTAGCAAGACTGACATGTATCGGGCAAATGCTATTCGTGTGCTGTGCCGGATAACAGAAGGAACCCTTCTGACCCAAATTGAGCGTTACTTGAAACAAGCAATTGTCGATAAAAATCCAGTTGTTGCAAGTGCAGCCTTAGTTAGTGGGATTCATTTGCTCCAG ACAAACCCAGAGATTGTGAAGAGGTGGAGTAATGAGGTTCAAGAAGCAGTTCAATCAAGGGCGGCTCTTGTACAATTTCATGCATTGGCCTTGCTCCATCAG ATCAGACAGAATGATCGGCTAGCTGTAAGCAAGTTGGTTACCAGCTTGACAAAAGGAACCGTTCGTTCTCCTTTGGCCCAAAGCCTTTTGATTCGTTATACTAGTCAG GTTATTCGTGAGTCAGCCACAAACATACAAACAGGGGATCGTCCTTTCTATGATTTTCTTGAGGGTTGTTTGCGCCACAAGGCAGAAATGGTGATTTTTGAGGCTGCCAGAGCAATCACAGAACTCAGTGGAGTTACAACTAGAGAACTAACTCCTGCTATTACTGTTCTTCAGCTCTTTTTAAGCTCTTCCAAGCCAGTGTTGAGATTTGCTGCTGTCCGAACTTTGAATAAG GTGGCAATGACACATCCAATGGCTGTCACTAACTGCAACATTGATATGGAGAGTTTAATTTCTGATCAGAACAGAAGCATTGCCACACTTGCCATCACCACACTTTTGAAGACAGGAAATGAGTCAAGTGTGGATCGTCTGATGAAGCAGATAACAAATTTCATGTCAGATATTGCTGATGAGTTCAAAATTGTTGTTGTGGAAGCCATAAGATCTCTGTGTTTGAAGTTTCCGCTGAAGTACAGATCTCT gaTGAACTTCCTAAGCAATATTCTTAGAGAGGAGGGTGGGTTTGAATACAAAAAGGCAATCATAGATTCGATTGTCATCCTCATAAGAGATATCCCTGAAGCAAAAGAGAGTGGGTTGCTTCATCTCTGCGAATTTATTGAAGATTGTGAATTCACCTATCTTTCCACACAG ATTCTCCACTTCCTGGGGATTGAAGGGCCAAAAACCTCAGATCCTAGCAAATATATACGGTACATATACAACCGAGTGCATCTGGAAAATGCAACTGTTCGGGCGAGTGCTGTGAGCACATTGGCAAAGTTTGGTGCTATGGTTGACTCATTGAAG CCTCGCATTTTTGTGCTGTTGAGACGATGTCTTTTTGACAGCGATGATGAG GTTCGTGATAGGGCAACGCTCTATCTGAATACTCTTGGTGGTGATGGTTCAGTTGTTGAAACCGATAAAGATGTGAAGGAATTCCTCTTTGGATCACTGGATCTCCCACTTGTCAATTTGGAGacaagtttgaaaaattat GAGCCTTCAGAAGAACCTTTTGACATTAGTTCTGTGCCCAGGGAAGTTAAGACCCAACCACTTGCCGAGAAGAAAGGCCCAAGTAAAAAGCCAACAGGGCTGGCTGCTCCACCGACTGCCCCTGTATCCACTGTTGATGCTTATGAAAAGCTGCTTTCCTCTATTCCGGAGTTTGCGGACTTTGGGAAGCTTTTCAAG TCTTCAGCACCTGTGGAGCTTACAGAAGCAGAAACAGAATACTCAGTGAATGTCGTAAAGCATATCTTTGATGGGCATGTTGTGTTCCAGTACAACTGCACCAATACAATTCCTGAGCAATTACTAGAACAC GTCACTGTTGTTGTGGATGCTTCAGAAGCAGAGGAATTCTCTCAAGTTATATCCAAGCCTCTCAAATCTCTCCCTTATGACACACCTGGACAGATCTTTGTGGCATTTGAGAAGCCAGAAGGTGTCCTATCTGTGGgaaaattttcaaacatgttGAGGTTCACTGTTAAAGAG GTTGATCCAACCACTGGTGAGGCAGAGGATGATGGAGTTGAAGATGAATACCAGCTAGAGGACCTGGAGGTTGTAGCAGCTGATTACATGTTGAAAGTGGGGGTCTCAAATTTCCGAAATGCGTGGGAAAGCATGGGTGCAGATTGTGAGAGGGTAGATGAATATGGCCTTGGTCCAAGGGAGAGCTTGGCTGAAGCTGTAAGTGCTGTGGTCAACCTTCTTGGCCTGCAGCCCTGTGAG GGCACGGAGGTTGTCCCAAGCAATTCGAGATCACACACTTGTCTGTTATCTGGTGTATATATAGGCAATGTGAAGGTTCTTGTGCGCATATCTTTTGGTATTGATGGTCCAAAGGAAGTGGCAATGAAACTGGCCGTCAGATCCGAGGATGAAACCGTCAGTGATGCCATTCACGAGATTGTGGCAAGCGGCTAG
- the LOC122311119 gene encoding guanine nucleotide-binding protein subunit beta, translated as MSVAELKERHVAAMETVNSLRERLKQKRLSLLDTDVAEYARSQGRSPVSFGPTDLVCCRTLQGHTGKVYSLDWTPEKNRIVSASQDGRLIVWNALTSQKTHAIKLPCAWVMTCAFSLTGLSVACGGLDSVCSIFNLNSPMDKDGDLPVSRMLSGHKGYVSSCQYVPDEDTHLITSSGDHTCILWDITTGLRTSVFGGEFQSGHTADVLSVSINGSNSRMFVSGSCDATARLWDTRVASRAVRTFHGHKGDVNTVRFFPDGNRFGTGSDDGTCRLFDIRTGHQLQVYNQPNGDNDVPHVTSIVFSISGRLLFAGYSNGDCYVWDTLLAKVVLNLGSLQNSHEARISCLGLSADGSALCTGSWDTNLKIWAFGGHRRVI; from the exons ATGTCCGTTGCGGAGCTCAAAGAGCGCCACGTGGCGGCCATGGAGACGGTGAACTCTCTCAGAGAGCGCCTTAAGCAGAAGCGGCTCTCTCTGCTCGACACGGATG TTGCGGAGTACGCGAGGTCACAGGGTAGGAGCCCGGTCAGCTTCGGACCCACGGATCTGGTTTGCTGTAGAACACTGCAGGGTCATACAGGCAAG GTGTATTCATTGGATTGGACTCCTGAGAAGAATCGAATTGTCAGTGCATCTCAAGATGGTCGGTTGATAGTGTGGAATGCTTTAACAAGTCAGAAGACTCATGCAATAAAACTACCTTGTGCATGGGTGATGACTTGTGCTTTCTCACTGACTGGTCTGTCTGTAGCCTGTGGTGGTCTTGATAGTGTCTGCTCTATCTTTAACCTTAATTCCCCCATGGACAAGGATGGAGATCTACCGGTGTCGAGAATGCTTAGTGGGCACAAGGGGTATGTTTCATCCTGTCAGTATGTACCAGACGAGGACACTCATTTAATCACCAGTTCTGGTGATCACACATGCATTTTATGGGATATTACTACAGGCCTTAGAACTTCTGTTTTTGGAGGTGAATTTCAGTCTGGACACACTGCAGATGTACTAAG TGTCTCAATTAATGGATCAAATTCAAGAATGTTTGTATCTGGTTCCTGTGATGCAACTGCCCGATTGTGGGACACTCGTGTTGCAAGTCGAGCAGTACGGACATTTCATGGACATAAGGGGGATGTTAACACTGTAAGATTCTTTCCAGATGGCAACAGGTTTGGAACTGGTTCAGATGATGGAACTTGCAGGTTATTTGATATCAGAACTGGGCACCAACTCCAAGTATACAATCAGCCGAATGGTGATAATGATGTCCCACATGTGACCTCCATTGTATTCTCCATATCAGGAAGACTTCTCTTTGCTGGATATTCGAATGGCGACTGCTATGTGTGGGACACCTTATTGGCAAAG GTGGTTTTGAACTTGGGATCTCTGCAAAACTCACATGAGGCCCGGATAAGCTGTTTGGGTTTATCGGCTGATGGAAGTGCCTTATGTACTGGAAGTTGGGACACAAACCTAAAG ATATGGGCTTTTGGAGGGCATAGGAGGGTAATCTGA
- the LOC122309041 gene encoding glucan endo-1,3-beta-glucosidase 7-like, with protein MPTVLPLSMFLSLSLFILSTFNFAESQPFIGINYGQVANNLPPPMATANLLNSTTVGKIRLHGADPAIIKALSNTGIGIVIGATNGEIPALASDPNAAMRWVNSYVLPYYPASNIILITVGNEVITSSTDQGLISQLLPAMKNVQNALKSVLLGDKVKVSTVHSMSVLSQSYPPSSSFFNPVYQDTMRGLLEFQRENGSPFAINPYPFFAYKSDPRPEMLAFCLFQPNSGQVDSGTGITYVNMFDAQLDAVRSALNAMGFKDTEIMVAETGWPYSGDINEAGPSVENAMAYNKNLIARLRSMAGTPLMPGKSVDTYVFALYDENLKPGPSYQRAFGLYKLPDLTMIYDVGLSKINSSQTPSPNQVTPLSPKKPGTSWCVPKAGVSDAQLQANLDYSCGQGIDCRPIQPAGACFEPNTLLSHASYAMNLYYQTAGKNPWNCDFSQSATLTSINPSYNICNYPG; from the exons ATGCCAACGGTCTTACCGCTTTCaatgtttctctctctctccctcttcatcCTCTCCACTTTCAACTTCGCAG AGTCCCAACCATTCATTGGCATCAACTACGGCCAAGTTGCCAACAACCTTCCACCACCTATGGCCACCGCGAACCTCCTGAATTCCACCACCGTCGGAAAGATCAGGCTCCACGGCGCCGACCCCGCCATCATCAAGGCCCTCTCAAACACCGGCATCGGCATAGTTATTGGCGCCACCAACGGCGAGATTCCAGCGCTGGCCTCCGATCCCAACGCAGCGATGCGGTGGGTTAACTCGTACGTACTCCCCTACTACCCTGCCAGCAACATCATCCTCATTACCGTGGGCAATGAGGTCATAACCTCCAGTACGGATCAGGGCTTGATCTCTCAGCTCCTTCCCGCCATGAAGAATGTCCAGAACGCGCTCAAGTCGGTTTTACTCGGCGATAAGGTTAAGGTATCAACGGTTCACTCCATGTCCGTGTTGTCTCAGTCCTACCCTCCCTCGTCCAGTTTTTTCAATCCCGTCTACCAGGACACCATGAGGGGCTTGTTGGAGTTCCAGAGGGAGAATGGCTCCCCCTTCGCCATCAACCCCTACCCTTTCTTCGCTTACAAGAGCGATCCCAGGCCTGAAATGCTTGCGTTCTGCCTGTTTCAGCCCAACTCAGGACAGGTCGACTCGGGAACTGGAATCACATACGTGAATATGTTCGACGCTCAG TTAGATGCTGTGCGGTCTGCTTTAAATGCGATGGGATTCAAGGATACTGAGATTATGGTTGCTGAGACCGGTTGGCCGTACAGTGGGGACATTAATGAAGCAGGACCCAGTGTTGAAAATGCCATGGCCTACAATAAGAATTTGATTGCCCGCCTAAGATCAATGGCTGGGACCCCCTTAATGCCTGGAAAATCAGTGGATACGTATGTCTTTGCCCTGTATGATGAGAATTTAAAACCAGGACCGTCCTATCAGCGAGCTTTTGGACTTTACAAGCTGCCTGATCTTACCATGATCTATGATGTTGGCCTTTCAAAGATAAATAGTAGCCAG actCCATCGCCAAACCAAGTGACTCCATTATCACCAAAAAAGCCAGGAACAAGCTGGTGCGTTCCCAAGGCTGGCGTTTCTGATGCTCAACTGCAGGCAAATCTCGACTATTCCTGTGGACAAGGTATTGATTGCAGGCCGATCCAACCAGCAGGCGCCTGCTTTGAACCGAACACATTATTGTCACATGCTTCCTATGCCATGAATCTCTATTACCAAACTGCTGGGAAGAATCCATGGAACTGCGATTTCTCACAGTCGGCAACCCTCACATCCATTAATCCTA GTTACAATATTTGCAATTATCCTGGTTGA
- the LOC122309823 gene encoding cyclase-associated protein 1-like isoform X1: protein MEDKLIARLESAVARLEALSTGFTSRGATEIGGEAPLDPTIVAFDDLIGQYLGRVSSAAEKIGGQVLEVTKVLQEAFNVQRELLIKAKQTQKPDLKGLAEFLHPLHEVIMKANALTEGRRSDFFNHLKSAADSLSALAWIAYSGKECGMSMPIAHVEESWQMAEFYNNKILVEYKSKDPNHVEWAKAIKELYLPGLRDYVKSNYPLGPVWSPTGKPAAAPPKAPTAAAPAPPPPPPASLFSSESSQASSSRPKEGMAAVFQEISSGKPVTSGLRKVTDDMKTKNRSDRTGVVGASEKGRTSSPTFSKAGPPKLELQMGRKWVVENQIGKKQLIIDDCDAKQSVYVYGCKESVLQIQGKVNNITVDKCTKMGVVFTDVVAACEIVNCNGVEVQCQGSAPTISVDNTAGCQLYLSKESLGASITTAKSSEINVLVPGAEPDADWGEHALPQQFIHVFKDGHFETTPVSHSGG, encoded by the exons ATGGAGGATAAACTGATAGCTCGGCTGGAGTCTGCGGTGGCTCGGCTGGAGGCGCTATCGACCGGGTTCACCTCGAGAGGTGCAACTGAAATTGGTGGAGAAGCGCCGTTGGATCCGACGATTGTGGCTTTCGATGATCTGATTGGGCAGTATTTGGGCAGGGTCTCGAGCGCTGCTGAGAAGATTGGGGGACAGGTCTTGGAGGTCACTAAGGTACTGCAAGAAGCTTTTAATGTTCAGAGGGAGCTTCTCATCAAGGCCAAACAAACTCAG AAACCTGATCTTAAGGGGTTGGCTGAATTTCTCCATCCATTGCATGAAGTGATCATGAAAGCAAATGCATTAACCGAAGGAAGGCGATCCGATTTCTTCAACCACTTGAAGTCTGCTGCCGACAGTCTCTCGGCTTTGGCATGGATTGCATATTCTGGCAAAGAGTGTG GTATGAGCATGCCGATTGCACATGTGGAAGAAAGTTGGCAAATGGCTGAATTTTACAACAACAAG ATTCTTGTAGAGTACAAAAGCAAAGACCCAAATCACGTTGAGTGGGCCAAAGCCATTAAGGAACTGTATTTACCTGGCTTGAGAGATTATGTTAAGAGTAACTATCCTTTGGGCCCAGTTTGGAGTCCTACTGGAAAACCTGCTGCTGCTCCACCAAAAGCTCCTACAGCAGCAGCCCCTGCCCCTCCACCTCCTCCACCAGCTTCTCTCTTCAGTTCAGAATCTTCACAGGCTTCATCATCACGCCCAAAAGAAGGCATGGCTGCTGTTTTTCAAGAAATTAGCTCAGGGAAGCCTGTGACTTCAG GTCTGAGAAAGGTAACTGATGATATGAAGACAAAGAACCGATCTGATAGAACTGGTGTTGTTGGTGCTAGTGAGAAAGGTCGTACAAGCTCGCCTACTTTTTCTAAAGCTGGTCCACCAAAGTTAGAGCTTCAAATGGGTCGTAA GTGGGTTGTTGAGAATCAAATTGGGAAAAAACAGTTGATTATTGATGACTGTGATGCAAAACAATCTGTATATGTGTATGGATGCAAAGAATCTGTCTTGCAGATTCAAG GGAAAGTCAACAATATAACAGTTGACAAGTGCACTAAGATGGGAGTTGTATTTACG GATGTCGTAGCTGCTTGTGAGATTGTAAATTGCAATGGAGTTGAGGTGCAATGCCAG GGTTCAGCTCCAACAATTTCAGTTGACAATACGGCAGGCTGCCAATTATATCTAAGCAAGGAATCTCTTGGGGCATCTATAACAACAGCTAAGTCAAGTGAGATAAATGTATTGGTACCAGGTGCTGAGCCTGATGCTGACTGG GGAGAGCATGCATTGCCACAACAGTTCATTCATGTGTTCAAAGACGGCCACTTCGAAACTACTCCAGTCTCTCACTCTGGAGGTTAA
- the LOC122309823 gene encoding cyclase-associated protein 1-like isoform X2 has translation MEDKLIARLESAVARLEALSTGFTSRGATEIGGEAPLDPTIVAFDDLIGQYLGRVSSAAEKIGGQVLEVTKVLQEAFNVQRELLIKAKQTQKPDLKGLAEFLHPLHEVIMKANALTEGRRSDFFNHLKSAADSLSALAWIAYSGKECGMSMPIAHVEESWQMAEFYNNKILVEYKSKDPNHVEWAKAIKELYLPGLRDYVKSNYPLGPVWSPTGKPAAAPPKAPTAAAPAPPPPPPASLFSSESSQASSSRPKEGMAAVFQEISSGKPVTSGLRKVTDDMKTKNRSDRTGVVGASEKGRTSSPTFSKAGPPKLELQMGRKWVVENQIGKKQLIIDDCDAKQSVYVYGCKESVLQIQGKVNNITVDKCTKMGVVFTVLENAGCRSCL, from the exons ATGGAGGATAAACTGATAGCTCGGCTGGAGTCTGCGGTGGCTCGGCTGGAGGCGCTATCGACCGGGTTCACCTCGAGAGGTGCAACTGAAATTGGTGGAGAAGCGCCGTTGGATCCGACGATTGTGGCTTTCGATGATCTGATTGGGCAGTATTTGGGCAGGGTCTCGAGCGCTGCTGAGAAGATTGGGGGACAGGTCTTGGAGGTCACTAAGGTACTGCAAGAAGCTTTTAATGTTCAGAGGGAGCTTCTCATCAAGGCCAAACAAACTCAG AAACCTGATCTTAAGGGGTTGGCTGAATTTCTCCATCCATTGCATGAAGTGATCATGAAAGCAAATGCATTAACCGAAGGAAGGCGATCCGATTTCTTCAACCACTTGAAGTCTGCTGCCGACAGTCTCTCGGCTTTGGCATGGATTGCATATTCTGGCAAAGAGTGTG GTATGAGCATGCCGATTGCACATGTGGAAGAAAGTTGGCAAATGGCTGAATTTTACAACAACAAG ATTCTTGTAGAGTACAAAAGCAAAGACCCAAATCACGTTGAGTGGGCCAAAGCCATTAAGGAACTGTATTTACCTGGCTTGAGAGATTATGTTAAGAGTAACTATCCTTTGGGCCCAGTTTGGAGTCCTACTGGAAAACCTGCTGCTGCTCCACCAAAAGCTCCTACAGCAGCAGCCCCTGCCCCTCCACCTCCTCCACCAGCTTCTCTCTTCAGTTCAGAATCTTCACAGGCTTCATCATCACGCCCAAAAGAAGGCATGGCTGCTGTTTTTCAAGAAATTAGCTCAGGGAAGCCTGTGACTTCAG GTCTGAGAAAGGTAACTGATGATATGAAGACAAAGAACCGATCTGATAGAACTGGTGTTGTTGGTGCTAGTGAGAAAGGTCGTACAAGCTCGCCTACTTTTTCTAAAGCTGGTCCACCAAAGTTAGAGCTTCAAATGGGTCGTAA GTGGGTTGTTGAGAATCAAATTGGGAAAAAACAGTTGATTATTGATGACTGTGATGCAAAACAATCTGTATATGTGTATGGATGCAAAGAATCTGTCTTGCAGATTCAAG GGAAAGTCAACAATATAACAGTTGACAAGTGCACTAAGATGGGAGTTGTATTTACG GTTCTTGAAAATGCAGGATGTCGTAGCTGCTTGTGA